The following are encoded in a window of Roseimaritima ulvae genomic DNA:
- a CDS encoding DUF1501 domain-containing protein, with translation MNQNQLKTDWARRTFLSRSFAGIGGLALASLLGEAPARAESVSQDAHPWPPAPGFPNFPGKAKRVVHLCMAGGPSHLESLDPKPELDRIDGQPFPASFTAGQQLAQLQNAELKARKSFVKFKKWGQSGLEMSELFPHTGRLADDLCVIRSMTTEQINHDTAHAFMNSGSIIKGRPCMGSWLLYGLGAETANLPGYVVMTSSGPGAQPVSARQWSAGFLPSKFQGVAFQSSGAPVHYIGNPDGVCQSTQRQVIDEVQRLNGMLRQRHFDPEIETRIAQYEMAFKMQTAVPELTDMGQESAETLQAYGVKQPGDGSYGSNCLLARRLLERGVRFVQLYHRAWDHHSNLERNFKIAADATDRPTAALLQDLKDRGMLEDTLVIWGGEFGRTPMAQGSGRDHHINAFSVWMAGAGVKGGTVYGATDELGYRAVENEVTVHDLHATMLHLFGVDHEKLRVQFQGLDLKLTGVEPARVVHDILG, from the coding sequence ATGAACCAGAATCAATTGAAGACCGACTGGGCGCGGCGCACCTTCCTGTCTCGCTCGTTTGCCGGCATTGGCGGTTTGGCGTTGGCAAGCCTCTTGGGTGAGGCGCCGGCCCGAGCCGAATCCGTATCCCAGGACGCTCATCCCTGGCCCCCCGCTCCCGGTTTTCCGAACTTCCCCGGCAAAGCCAAACGCGTCGTGCACCTGTGTATGGCTGGCGGTCCGTCTCATCTGGAATCGCTGGATCCCAAACCGGAACTCGACCGCATCGACGGCCAACCGTTTCCGGCTTCGTTCACCGCCGGCCAGCAATTGGCTCAGCTGCAAAATGCCGAATTGAAAGCTCGCAAGTCGTTCGTCAAATTCAAAAAGTGGGGACAGTCCGGATTAGAAATGTCCGAACTGTTTCCGCACACCGGCCGCTTGGCCGATGACCTGTGCGTGATCCGCAGCATGACGACCGAGCAGATCAACCACGACACCGCACATGCCTTCATGAATAGCGGCTCGATCATCAAAGGCCGGCCCTGCATGGGATCCTGGTTGTTGTACGGGCTGGGCGCGGAAACGGCAAACCTGCCTGGATACGTGGTCATGACTTCCTCGGGCCCGGGCGCCCAACCGGTTTCCGCGCGGCAGTGGAGTGCGGGATTTCTGCCTAGCAAATTCCAAGGCGTGGCCTTTCAATCCAGCGGAGCGCCGGTGCACTATATCGGCAATCCCGACGGCGTCTGTCAGTCCACGCAGCGTCAGGTTATCGACGAAGTCCAGCGTCTCAACGGAATGCTTCGCCAACGGCACTTTGATCCGGAAATCGAAACCCGGATCGCACAGTACGAAATGGCCTTCAAAATGCAGACGGCGGTGCCCGAGTTGACGGACATGGGTCAGGAGTCCGCTGAAACGCTGCAGGCCTATGGTGTCAAACAGCCGGGCGACGGATCCTACGGTTCCAACTGCTTGCTGGCGCGTCGACTGCTCGAACGCGGCGTGCGGTTCGTGCAACTCTATCACCGTGCTTGGGATCACCACAGCAATCTGGAACGCAACTTTAAGATCGCCGCCGACGCCACCGACCGCCCCACGGCGGCTTTGCTACAAGACCTCAAAGATCGCGGCATGTTGGAAGACACGCTGGTGATATGGGGCGGCGAGTTTGGCCGCACGCCGATGGCCCAGGGCAGCGGCCGTGATCACCACATCAATGCCTTCAGCGTGTGGATGGCCGGCGCCGGAGTCAAAGGCGGCACGGTTTACGGAGCCACCGACGAACTGGGGTATCGTGCGGTCGAAAACGAAGTCACCGTGCACGACCTGCACGCCACCATGCTGCACCTGTTTGGCGTCGACCACGAGAAACTGCGAGTCCAATTCCAGGGACTGGACTTGAAACTAACCGGTGTCGAACCGGCTCGCGTGGTCCATGACATTCTGGGGTAG
- a CDS encoding carbohydrate kinase family protein: MTSNQMQTIVGLGEILWDVFPDGPRFGGAPANFSCSAASLAASSARVSMVSAVGDDSLGSRALQSLQDKHVDTTHVAVVQHPTGKVDVSLDEDGKASYEFASDTAWDNLPWHDDLLPLAARADAVCFGTLGQRSDCSRQTIQRFLAATRPQTLRIFDINLRPPYYNETVIQQSLQLANVLKLNDEELPILCELYECGGSDVEQLRQLSERCELKGIALTLGSQGATLLWNGQLHSADAVETEVVDTVGAGDAFTAALALGLLAEEPLAVINERATRVAAYVCSQSGATPPLPTSLHL, translated from the coding sequence ATGACATCCAACCAAATGCAAACGATAGTGGGGCTGGGAGAGATCCTCTGGGATGTGTTTCCCGATGGCCCGCGTTTTGGGGGCGCACCGGCTAATTTTTCCTGTAGTGCGGCCAGTTTGGCGGCCTCGTCCGCTCGGGTTTCCATGGTCAGCGCCGTGGGCGACGATTCGCTTGGCAGCCGCGCCCTGCAATCGCTGCAGGACAAACACGTCGACACCACGCACGTGGCGGTAGTCCAGCACCCCACCGGCAAGGTGGATGTATCCTTGGACGAGGACGGCAAAGCGAGTTACGAATTTGCCAGCGATACCGCTTGGGACAACCTCCCCTGGCACGACGACCTACTCCCCCTAGCGGCCCGCGCCGACGCCGTCTGCTTCGGCACCTTGGGCCAACGCAGCGATTGCTCACGCCAGACCATCCAGCGTTTTTTGGCGGCCACACGCCCCCAAACCCTCCGCATTTTCGATATTAACTTGCGCCCACCGTATTATAATGAAACGGTGATCCAGCAATCGTTGCAGCTGGCCAATGTGCTGAAGCTGAACGACGAAGAGTTGCCGATCCTGTGTGAACTGTACGAGTGTGGGGGTTCGGACGTCGAGCAACTGCGGCAGTTAAGCGAACGTTGTGAGCTGAAAGGCATCGCGTTGACGCTAGGTTCGCAGGGCGCGACGCTGCTGTGGAACGGGCAACTGCATTCCGCCGATGCCGTGGAAACCGAAGTGGTTGATACCGTTGGTGCCGGCGACGCCTTTACCGCGGCTCTCGCCTTGGGGTTGTTGGCCGAAGAGCCGCTGGCGGTGATCAACGAACGAGCCACCCGCGTGGCCGCCTACGTGTGCTCGCAGTCCGGAGCCACCCCGCCCCTACCCACCTCGCTCCACCTGTAG
- a CDS encoding GumC family protein — protein MSDNNAPLPWNHIYKTLVRYAPLWGGAVVLFTGFGMASALFSRDYWSASQPLVLRDEATGSVERLGRFGSQTQMKAAQETILEMATNFDVVRKALEQIGPADGAADPHWPTIDDVNGVAQKRVTVRAAQGSELGSTEVIYLSVQATSPERSRQFCNAVYESLTERLRTVRRLRADSIMEELVQARDLARQKLDRASAQLREIEVEFGSDLGELRNLSETFGDGANRRLLDETQRELQAAELELEQLEALHSLLVGGREDPNRLLISGGELLSSQPSLLKMKDGLIEAQLQQSQLSGRYTSLHPRMRAAIETEGEIRQQIRTESAAVVKAMQPSLQLGRDKVARLRAKQKQLNTRLTKVAGVRTQYAALAAEVKHRTQLLEQAEEALTEAQASRAAALSVNLLAEVGPPVVSDSPVGTSGSLLTLGSATAGLMFGLGAVFLIAPGPNEARRGRRWSDLIGGRRATDQPTVATPSATAPTRGPQPSARGFDRRAADRAPAPQPIAPVTAPMPSAATPEAAVAQPHLEQSVPTPETKPSLESGSAPGLAETQDFSGIAFPEPPQNDANESESAKEPEFEPTPAPVSEEPLTFNDEPEPTVAAEPAAVEAADEPAEEETWAATVFTDDPLNKQSPEPSELNDSSELIESSEPAEISEADETEAPQAGRDAQPDASELAEEEEEEEEENPFAAKSESSAWNTAVLDTPPTSPSPTGSFPTENDSEGKPALEPIVYRDVYEDDEEPLPPSSDAPHAETMSFSQMSEQLGGSSGNFPGDRRKNPRDE, from the coding sequence ATGTCTGACAATAACGCTCCACTGCCCTGGAATCATATCTACAAAACCCTCGTCCGATACGCTCCCTTATGGGGCGGTGCGGTGGTGTTGTTCACGGGTTTTGGGATGGCCAGTGCGTTGTTCAGCCGCGACTACTGGTCGGCCAGCCAGCCTTTGGTGCTCCGCGACGAAGCCACCGGCTCGGTCGAACGTTTAGGACGATTCGGCAGCCAAACGCAAATGAAAGCCGCTCAGGAAACGATCCTGGAAATGGCCACCAACTTCGACGTTGTCCGCAAGGCGCTGGAACAAATCGGTCCGGCTGATGGAGCCGCCGATCCGCACTGGCCAACGATCGACGACGTCAACGGCGTGGCCCAAAAACGGGTCACCGTACGAGCCGCCCAGGGTAGCGAACTGGGCAGCACCGAAGTCATCTACCTTAGCGTTCAAGCCACCTCGCCCGAACGCAGCCGGCAGTTTTGCAATGCGGTCTATGAAAGCCTGACCGAACGCTTGCGGACCGTTCGCCGCCTGCGCGCTGACAGCATCATGGAGGAATTGGTCCAAGCCCGCGATCTGGCTCGCCAAAAACTGGATCGAGCGTCCGCGCAATTGCGCGAGATCGAAGTCGAATTTGGCAGCGACCTAGGCGAACTGCGGAACCTGAGCGAAACCTTTGGTGATGGCGCCAACCGTCGCCTGCTGGACGAAACCCAACGCGAACTACAAGCAGCGGAACTGGAATTGGAACAGCTGGAAGCCCTGCATTCGCTGCTGGTCGGTGGACGCGAAGATCCCAACCGCCTGCTGATTTCCGGCGGCGAATTGCTCAGCTCACAGCCCAGCTTGCTGAAAATGAAAGACGGGCTGATCGAAGCCCAATTGCAACAGTCGCAACTGTCGGGGCGCTACACCAGTTTGCACCCTCGGATGCGAGCTGCAATCGAAACCGAAGGCGAAATTCGACAACAGATTCGCACCGAGTCGGCCGCGGTGGTCAAAGCCATGCAGCCCTCGCTGCAGCTGGGACGTGACAAAGTCGCACGGCTTCGCGCCAAACAGAAACAGCTGAACACACGTCTGACCAAAGTCGCCGGCGTGCGGACCCAATACGCGGCCCTGGCGGCTGAAGTAAAACATCGCACGCAGTTGCTGGAACAGGCCGAAGAAGCATTAACGGAAGCTCAGGCCAGCCGCGCCGCCGCTTTGTCGGTGAACCTGTTGGCCGAAGTCGGACCGCCCGTGGTCAGCGATAGCCCCGTCGGCACGTCCGGCAGTCTGCTCACTCTGGGTTCGGCCACCGCGGGTTTGATGTTCGGACTCGGCGCCGTGTTTTTGATCGCGCCGGGCCCCAACGAAGCGCGCCGTGGCCGGCGTTGGTCGGATTTGATCGGCGGGCGACGAGCCACCGATCAGCCGACTGTCGCAACGCCTTCCGCAACCGCCCCCACACGCGGCCCGCAGCCCTCCGCACGCGGCTTCGATCGCCGGGCCGCCGACCGAGCTCCCGCGCCACAGCCCATTGCTCCGGTCACCGCACCGATGCCTTCCGCCGCTACGCCTGAGGCGGCCGTGGCCCAACCGCACCTTGAGCAATCCGTTCCGACTCCGGAAACGAAACCTTCCCTCGAATCCGGCAGCGCACCTGGGCTCGCCGAAACCCAAGATTTCTCCGGGATCGCTTTCCCCGAGCCTCCTCAGAACGACGCGAACGAATCCGAGTCAGCTAAGGAACCTGAATTCGAGCCGACGCCCGCGCCGGTCTCAGAAGAACCGCTTACGTTCAACGACGAACCCGAACCAACCGTTGCAGCGGAACCCGCAGCAGTGGAAGCCGCCGACGAACCGGCCGAGGAAGAGACGTGGGCGGCGACCGTGTTCACCGACGACCCGCTAAACAAACAGTCGCCCGAGCCCAGCGAGCTGAACGATTCCAGCGAACTGATCGAGTCCAGCGAACCGGCGGAAATCAGCGAAGCGGACGAGACCGAGGCGCCGCAAGCCGGCCGAGATGCCCAACCCGATGCCTCCGAATTAGCCGAGGAAGAGGAAGAGGAAGAGGAGGAAAACCCCTTCGCTGCAAAATCGGAATCATCCGCCTGGAATACGGCCGTATTGGACACCCCGCCCACATCTCCATCCCCGACGGGGTCTTTCCCGACGGAAAATGACTCAGAGGGCAAGCCGGCGCTGGAACCGATCGTCTACCGCGACGTTTATGAGGACGACGAAGAGCCGCTGCCGCCCAGCAGCGACGCTCCGCACGCCGAGACGATGAGTTTCAGTCAAATGTCGGAACAATTGGGGGGCTCAAGCGGCAACTTCCCTGGCGACCGCCGCAAAAACCCGCGTGACGAGTAG
- a CDS encoding polyprenol monophosphomannose synthase: MPAVTESAPSESALPSPRVLVVVCTYNERENLPTLLPQILAALPTADVLVVDDDSPDGTGSWAEQTAEVNPRVAVIVRKDERGLGGALKAGIRYADEQGYDFLLNLDGDQSHRPADLPRLLALATAETDAPDIVVGSRYVADGKIEGWPLHRRMMSRMVNGFATKILRLPVKDCSGAFRCYRMASLRRIPLESIRSDGYAMLEELLLALHRDGAKFAEIPITFNDRQVGESKLTTRETIRSVRSLLRMIIR; encoded by the coding sequence ATGCCAGCAGTCACCGAATCCGCGCCTTCCGAGTCCGCCCTGCCCTCGCCTCGCGTGTTGGTGGTCGTTTGTACGTACAACGAACGAGAGAATCTGCCGACGCTGTTGCCGCAGATTCTCGCAGCGCTGCCCACTGCGGACGTGTTGGTCGTCGATGACGATTCGCCCGACGGCACAGGCAGTTGGGCGGAACAAACGGCCGAAGTGAATCCGCGGGTGGCGGTGATTGTTCGTAAGGATGAACGCGGCCTGGGCGGGGCGCTAAAAGCGGGGATCCGGTACGCCGACGAACAGGGGTACGACTTTCTGTTAAACCTGGACGGCGACCAAAGTCATCGTCCGGCCGACCTGCCGCGGTTGCTGGCCTTGGCGACCGCCGAAACCGACGCGCCCGATATCGTGGTCGGCTCGCGGTACGTCGCCGATGGCAAGATCGAAGGCTGGCCTCTGCATCGCCGAATGATGAGCCGCATGGTCAACGGCTTCGCCACAAAAATCCTGAGGTTACCGGTCAAGGACTGCAGCGGAGCGTTTCGCTGCTACCGCATGGCCTCGCTGCGGCGGATACCTTTGGAATCGATTCGCAGTGACGGGTACGCGATGCTAGAGGAGTTGTTGCTGGCATTGCACCGTGACGGAGCCAAATTTGCAGAAATTCCCATCACCTTTAACGACCGGCAAGTTGGGGAAAGTAAACTAACGACCCGCGAAACGATTCGCAGCGTCCGCAGTTTGCTGCGGATGATTATCCGTTAA
- a CDS encoding GDSL-type esterase/lipase family protein, with amino-acid sequence MRSLFLWLTGCVSVGVLLASPAVVRSAEPDSKNVHLRGDLQNARIAFAGKQKACVAFIGGSITEMNGYRPMVAAELQSRFPDTEFEFINAGISSTCSTSGAFRLRRDVLAHQPDLLFVEFAVNDDQDAAHAARECRRGMEGILRQAWMHDPELDIVITHFVNPPMLEKLTAGKTPTSSGQHEAVAEHYGVSSSDLARELAQRIAAGTFSWQQYGGTHPKQAGNRLAADLIVDLLDAAWAQPLPADAQPTAHSLPAPLDENSYFRGRFVSPADAKADDAWKWDRPDWSEIAGGFRDTFRNEMFLHTSEVGAELSLEFEGTAVGAFVLAGPDAGMVEVSVDGAKPHVVDLYHHFSKGLHYPRTVMFATDLPAGKHQLRLRVSGKHNDQSHGHAVRIMQFTAN; translated from the coding sequence ATGCGTTCTCTGTTCTTGTGGCTCACCGGTTGCGTGAGTGTAGGTGTGTTGTTGGCTTCGCCTGCCGTGGTGCGGTCGGCCGAACCGGATTCGAAGAACGTGCATTTGCGTGGCGATCTACAAAACGCTCGCATCGCGTTTGCCGGTAAACAGAAGGCCTGTGTGGCGTTCATCGGCGGATCGATTACCGAGATGAACGGCTATCGTCCGATGGTCGCTGCGGAACTGCAAAGCCGCTTTCCGGACACAGAGTTCGAGTTCATCAACGCCGGGATCAGTTCCACTTGTTCGACCAGCGGGGCTTTTCGTTTGCGGCGCGATGTGTTGGCTCACCAGCCCGATCTGTTGTTCGTTGAGTTTGCGGTCAACGACGACCAAGACGCGGCGCATGCGGCTCGTGAATGTCGTCGCGGTATGGAAGGCATTCTACGACAGGCCTGGATGCACGATCCTGAACTGGACATCGTGATCACTCATTTTGTGAATCCGCCGATGTTGGAAAAGTTGACGGCGGGGAAAACGCCGACCAGCAGCGGGCAACACGAAGCCGTGGCGGAACACTATGGCGTCAGCAGCAGCGACTTGGCTCGCGAGTTGGCTCAGCGGATCGCGGCCGGCACGTTTTCCTGGCAGCAGTACGGCGGCACGCATCCCAAGCAGGCCGGCAACCGTTTGGCGGCGGATCTGATCGTCGACCTGTTGGATGCCGCGTGGGCCCAGCCGCTGCCAGCCGACGCTCAGCCGACGGCTCATTCGCTGCCGGCTCCGCTGGACGAAAACAGTTACTTCCGAGGGCGTTTCGTTTCGCCGGCCGACGCCAAAGCCGATGATGCCTGGAAATGGGATCGTCCGGATTGGAGTGAAATTGCGGGCGGGTTTCGCGATACCTTTCGCAATGAGATGTTCCTGCACACCAGTGAAGTGGGAGCGGAGTTGAGTCTGGAGTTCGAAGGCACGGCCGTGGGTGCGTTTGTCTTGGCCGGTCCCGATGCCGGGATGGTCGAAGTCAGCGTCGACGGCGCCAAGCCGCACGTGGTCGACTTGTACCACCACTTCAGTAAGGGACTGCACTACCCGCGAACGGTGATGTTCGCCACCGATTTACCGGCTGGCAAACATCAACTGCGGCTGCGAGTCAGCGGCAAGCACAACGACCAGAGCCATGGCCATGCGGTGCGGATTATGCAGTTCACCGCCAACTAA
- the tkt gene encoding transketolase, whose amino-acid sequence MSVATDIEKAAIDTIRSLSMDAVQTANSGHPGTPMALAPVAYQIFNDAMRYDPAQPEWPNRDRFVLSCGHASMLLYSVLHLIGVKATDADGNPTDELAIKLEDIQNFRQIGSPCAGHPEYGYAAGIETTTGPLGQGVANSVGMAMASKWLAERYNTDSHTLFDYDVYALCSDGDLMEGIASEAASVAGHLKLSNLCWFYDDNHITIEGDTDLAFSENVGKRFEGMGWNVLHVDDANDTAKLADAIAQFKACNDAPTLVVVRSVIGYGAPNKQNTHGAHGAPLGWDEVALAKASYGLPENEKFYVPDGVREHFSEGIGKRGADASAAWNDIWSAYQKAHAEQAAELQQMFAGELPADWDAAIPTFEASEKGDATRNSSGKVLNAIASKVPFMIGGSADLAPSTKTNLNFDGAGDYLPTSYGGRNLHFGIREHAMAAICNGLSLSGLRAYGATFFVFTDYMRGAMRLSSIMHQPVMYILTHDSIGVGEDGPTHQPIEHLSACRAIPGLNVFRPGDANEVAACYRAAMQITDHPSAFVLSRQNMPTLCRDKYASADGCSKGGYVLGDCEGTPEVILMGSGSELSLCVEAYETLTAEGVKARVVSMPSLDLFEQQDDSYKESVLPSACTARVAVEAGIRQCWDRYLGLQGSFIGMASYGASGPYSEVYQKFGITAEAVTAAAKQAAK is encoded by the coding sequence ATGTCTGTCGCGACTGATATCGAAAAAGCCGCTATCGATACGATTCGTTCCCTGAGTATGGACGCCGTGCAGACGGCCAATAGTGGTCACCCCGGCACGCCTATGGCGTTGGCACCGGTGGCCTACCAGATTTTCAACGATGCGATGCGTTACGATCCCGCTCAGCCCGAGTGGCCTAACCGCGACCGTTTCGTGCTGTCCTGCGGACACGCTTCGATGCTGTTGTATTCGGTGCTGCACCTGATCGGCGTCAAAGCCACCGACGCTGACGGTAATCCCACCGATGAGTTGGCGATCAAGCTGGAGGACATTCAGAACTTCCGGCAAATCGGCAGCCCCTGTGCCGGACACCCCGAATACGGTTACGCCGCCGGGATCGAAACCACCACCGGGCCTCTGGGCCAAGGCGTCGCCAACAGCGTCGGCATGGCTATGGCTTCGAAGTGGTTGGCAGAGCGTTACAACACCGATTCCCACACCCTGTTCGACTACGACGTCTACGCCTTGTGCAGCGATGGCGACTTGATGGAAGGCATCGCCAGCGAAGCGGCCTCGGTGGCGGGACACCTGAAACTTTCCAACCTGTGCTGGTTCTACGACGACAACCACATCACCATCGAAGGCGACACGGATCTGGCCTTTAGCGAAAACGTCGGCAAGCGTTTTGAAGGCATGGGCTGGAACGTCCTGCACGTCGACGACGCCAACGACACGGCCAAACTGGCGGACGCGATCGCCCAATTCAAAGCCTGCAACGATGCTCCCACACTGGTCGTCGTCCGCAGCGTGATCGGCTACGGAGCTCCCAACAAGCAGAACACGCACGGGGCTCACGGAGCACCTTTGGGCTGGGACGAAGTCGCTTTGGCCAAAGCCAGTTACGGGCTGCCGGAAAACGAAAAGTTCTACGTGCCCGATGGGGTTCGCGAACATTTCAGCGAAGGCATCGGCAAACGCGGCGCGGACGCTTCCGCCGCCTGGAACGATATCTGGTCGGCTTATCAAAAAGCCCATGCGGAACAAGCCGCGGAACTGCAACAGATGTTCGCCGGCGAACTGCCCGCCGACTGGGACGCCGCCATCCCGACGTTTGAAGCCAGCGAAAAAGGCGACGCGACCCGCAACAGCAGCGGCAAAGTGTTGAACGCCATCGCCTCCAAGGTGCCCTTCATGATCGGCGGCTCGGCCGACTTGGCGCCCAGCACCAAAACCAACCTCAACTTCGACGGCGCCGGCGATTACCTGCCGACCAGCTACGGCGGACGCAACCTGCACTTCGGGATTCGCGAACACGCCATGGCGGCCATCTGCAACGGCTTGTCCTTGTCGGGCCTGCGAGCTTACGGGGCCACGTTCTTTGTGTTTACCGATTACATGCGTGGCGCGATGCGATTGAGCTCGATCATGCATCAACCGGTGATGTATATCCTCACGCACGACTCGATCGGCGTCGGTGAAGACGGCCCCACGCATCAACCCATCGAACACCTTTCGGCATGTCGCGCCATCCCCGGCTTGAACGTGTTCCGCCCCGGCGATGCCAACGAAGTCGCCGCCTGTTACCGCGCGGCCATGCAAATCACCGATCATCCCTCGGCGTTTGTGCTGTCGCGGCAAAACATGCCCACGTTGTGCCGCGACAAGTACGCTTCGGCCGACGGCTGCAGCAAGGGCGGTTACGTGCTGGGCGACTGCGAAGGCACTCCGGAAGTGATCCTGATGGGCAGCGGCAGCGAACTGTCGCTGTGCGTCGAAGCCTACGAAACGCTGACCGCCGAAGGCGTCAAAGCTCGCGTCGTCAGCATGCCCAGTCTGGACCTATTTGAACAGCAGGACGACAGCTACAAGGAATCGGTGTTGCCCAGTGCCTGCACCGCCCGCGTGGCCGTGGAAGCCGGCATCCGCCAATGCTGGGACCGCTACCTCGGCCTTCAAGGCAGCTTCATCGGCATGGCCTCCTACGGCGCCTCGGGCCCCTACAGCGAAGTTTACCAAAAGTTCGGCATCACAGCCGAAGCGGTAACCGCCGCAGCCAAGCAAGCCGCAAAGTAG
- a CDS encoding NfeD family protein — protein sequence MLYVILLLILFLVLFALEFFIPSGGIIGLCAAAALIAAVVVGFLHSPTLGFGTLLVGLLLVPAAFGVMVRVWPKTSIGKNILGAPVVSEMRSVYQPYLNRVGIAKTDLLPSGMVEIDGRRLDAISTGVAIDKGTVIEVVSIDGGKIHVRPTDRPLPEQASQQTEPGLTLETPVDSLGLDDTLGLDDLSDPSP from the coding sequence ATGCTGTACGTCATCTTGCTGCTGATTTTGTTTTTGGTGCTGTTCGCGCTGGAATTCTTCATTCCCAGCGGCGGAATCATTGGGCTATGCGCCGCGGCCGCTCTGATTGCGGCGGTCGTCGTGGGCTTTCTGCACAGCCCCACGCTGGGCTTTGGGACGCTGTTGGTGGGCCTCTTGCTGGTCCCTGCCGCGTTTGGCGTTATGGTCCGAGTTTGGCCCAAAACGTCGATCGGCAAAAACATTCTCGGGGCGCCCGTAGTGTCGGAGATGCGTTCCGTTTACCAGCCCTACCTGAACCGCGTGGGGATTGCCAAAACCGACCTGCTGCCCAGTGGGATGGTCGAAATCGATGGGCGGCGACTGGATGCAATCAGCACCGGAGTGGCGATCGATAAGGGCACGGTGATCGAAGTGGTCAGCATCGATGGAGGCAAAATTCACGTGCGGCCCACCGATCGCCCGCTGCCCGAACAAGCCAGCCAACAGACCGAACCGGGACTGACTCTGGAGACGCCCGTCGACTCGCTGGGCTTGGACGATACGCTGGGGCTGGATGATCTGTCCGATCCTTCGCCCTGA